A single Oryza brachyantha chromosome 8, ObraRS2, whole genome shotgun sequence DNA region contains:
- the LOC102714945 gene encoding cytochrome P450 76M5-like: MEHEVWWLLCAALAAAMAYCAAGTARRRRRRRGLPPGPPPLPVIGNVLSLRGNMHHALAQLAGEYGPVMTLKLGLVTTVVVSSADAAREAFTRHDRRLAARAVPDASRARGFAERSMIWLPSSDPRWKTLRGVVATHVFSPRSLAAARGVRERKVRDIVAYIAKHAGEEMDIGQVVYGGVINLVSSAFFSADVVDVGEESAHGLREAVEQIIAAIAKPNVSDLLPFLRPLDLQGWRRWAEKRYDKVFGILNSIVDRRLADGSAGKHAGDFLDSLLELLSAGKIARDDVTTIMFDVFAAGTDTIAITVEWAMAELLRNPSIMAKARAEMKRVLAGGKNAAIEENDVVEKLPYLQAVVKEALRLHPVAPILLPHRAVDDGVEIGGYTVPKGSTVIFNVWAIMRDPAAWERPDEFMPERFFHRAEEAAEFRGKDYVFIPFGTGRRLCPGLPMAERVVPLILASLLHAFRWKLPNGMAAEALDVSEQFTTVNVLAAPLKAVPVIDSDEI, from the coding sequence ATGGAGCACGAGGTGTGGTGGCTGCTGTGTGCAGCGCTCGCCGCGGCGATGGCGTACTGTGCCgccggcacggcgcggcgccggcgccggcgccgagggcTGCCTCCtggcccgccgccgctcccggtGATCGGCAACGTGCTCAGCCTGCGCGGCAACATGCACCACGCGCTGGCGCAGCTGGCCGGGGAGTACGGCCCCGTGATGACGCTGAAGCTGGGGCTCGTCACCACCGTGGTCGTCTCGTCGGCCGacgcggcgagggaggcgttCACAAGGCACGACCGGCGCctcgcggcgcgcgcggtcCCGGACGCCAGCCGCGCGCGCGGGTTCGCCGAGCGGTCCATGATCTGGCTGCCGAGCTCCGACCCGCGGTGGAAGACGCTGCGCGGGGTGGTGGCCACGCACGTCTTCTCCCCGCGGagcctcgccgcggcgcgcggcgtcCGCGAGCGTAAGGTGCGCGACATCGTGGCCTACATCGCCAAGCACGCCGGGGAGGAGATGGACATCGGCCAGGTCGTTTACGGCGGCGTGATCAACCTCGTGTCGAGCGCATTCTTCTCCGCCGACGTGGTCGACGTGGGCGAGGAGTCGGCGCACGGGTTACGGGAAGCCGTGGAGCAGATCATCGCGGCGATCGCGAAGCCGAACGTCTCcgacctcctccccttcctccggcCGCTCGACTTGCAGGGATGGCGTCGCTGGGCGGAGAAGCGCTACGACAAGGTGTTCGGCATCTTGAATAGCATAGTCGACAGACGTTTGGCGGACGGCTCAGCGGGAAAGCACGCCGGCGACTTCCTGGACTCGCTCCTCGAGCTCCTCTCCGCCGGCAAGATCGCTCGCGACGACGTGACAACCATAATGTTCGACGTCTTCGCCGCCGGGACCGACACGATCGCCATCACGGTGGAGTGGGCGATGGCGGAGCTGCTCCGCAACCCGAGCATAATGGCCAAGGCGCGCGCGGAGATGAAGcgcgtcctcgccggcggcaagaACGCCGCCATCGAGGAGAACGACGTCGTGGAGAAGCTACCCTACCTGCAGGCCGTCGTGAAAGAGGCGCTGCGCCTCCACCCGGTGGCGCCGATACTGCTGCCGCACCGCGCGGTGGACGACGGCGTGGAGATCGGCGGCTACACCGTGCCCAAGGGCTCGACGGTGATCTTCAACGTGTGGGCGATCATGCGCGACCCAGCCGCGTGGGAGAGGCCCGACGAGTTCATGCCCGAGCGGTTCTTCCaccgggcggaggaggcggcggaatTCCGAGGAAAGGACTACGTGTTCATCCCGTTCGGCACCGGCCGGCGGCTGTGCCCCGGGCTGCCGATGGCCGAGCGCGTCGTGCCGCTCATCCTGGCGTCGCTGCTGCACGCGTTCAGGTGGAAACTACCCAACGGCATGGCAGCCGAGGCGTTGGATGTCAGTGAGCAGTTCACCACCGTCAATGTTCTTGCTGCTCCACTCAAGGCTGTCCCTGTAATTGATTCTGACGAAATTTAA